A genomic window from Paenibacillus sp. FSL K6-0276 includes:
- a CDS encoding RraA family protein has protein sequence MKNQAYLDQLQEKLYSAVISDILDSLELRNQALPQHIRPLDPDMVVCGYAKTVQVADVSRKPAQAYKKQIEVLDGIQPGEVFVGDVGGSERSAFFGELMSTATMVAGGRGAVIDGLCRDVKKIKQLGFPVFVKGTRPTDSYARNEVIDFDVPIKIGDVQIQPGDLIFGDIDGIVVVPKEVEDEVIAKAFEKVNGENMVREHILQGMKVSEVFEKFGIL, from the coding sequence ATGAAAAATCAAGCCTATTTAGATCAATTGCAAGAAAAGCTATATTCTGCCGTCATATCTGATATTTTGGATAGCCTAGAGCTACGAAACCAGGCACTACCACAGCATATTCGTCCCCTAGACCCGGATATGGTTGTATGCGGTTACGCCAAAACGGTTCAAGTAGCAGACGTCTCTCGTAAACCGGCTCAAGCCTATAAGAAGCAAATTGAAGTGCTAGATGGTATACAACCTGGTGAAGTTTTTGTTGGTGATGTCGGGGGTTCCGAGCGATCTGCTTTCTTCGGTGAGTTAATGTCGACTGCGACGATGGTCGCTGGCGGGAGAGGTGCTGTTATTGATGGTTTGTGCCGTGATGTAAAGAAAATCAAACAATTAGGGTTCCCTGTATTTGTAAAGGGGACGCGTCCAACCGATTCTTATGCCCGCAATGAGGTGATTGATTTTGATGTGCCGATCAAAATTGGTGACGTACAGATTCAGCCAGGTGATCTTATTTTCGGAGATATAGATGGTATTGTTGTCGTACCGAAGGAAGTCGAGGATGAAGTGATTGCAAAAGCATTCGAGAAGGTGAACGGGGAGAATATGGTTCGTGAGCATATTTTGCAGGGGATGAAAGTATCCGAGGTGTTCGAGAAGTTCGGAATCCTGTAA
- a CDS encoding DUF4432 family protein, translating to MDIRTISSPGQMDVLQVVGNGLIVEFLPEKGGDIYKICIDQTNILWESPWGISKLGNRIDFCHTSKERWLQGYPGGWQILFPNAGEESYNYGVMHNFHGEACQIPWAYKLGEVTDTKVQIIFSTRLYKSPYAMERIVTIDEVEQCIGLKESVMNQGQQDLYAEWGQHIAFGAPFIGPGTRLEVPARSVESYERDSELSRLKKGVFSWPIEDLACDLGQVPSGKATDFAILKELTMGCYTIINDKIDLRVRVEWDVEMMPNLWLWQEFNGLQNYPFYGACYVMGVEPNSASHEAGLQESIQRGEAIEIKAQQTKTFALTLSWSSLMNGSHTT from the coding sequence ATGGACATTCGAACCATTTCAAGCCCTGGTCAGATGGACGTCTTACAAGTCGTGGGTAATGGATTGATCGTAGAGTTTCTGCCAGAGAAAGGTGGAGATATTTATAAAATATGTATTGATCAAACCAATATATTATGGGAAAGCCCTTGGGGAATCTCCAAGCTAGGGAATCGCATTGATTTCTGTCATACGTCTAAGGAGCGCTGGTTACAAGGCTACCCTGGGGGCTGGCAAATTTTATTCCCCAATGCAGGAGAAGAGAGCTATAACTATGGAGTTATGCATAACTTCCACGGAGAGGCTTGTCAGATACCCTGGGCATATAAGCTTGGAGAAGTAACGGATACAAAGGTTCAGATCATATTTTCCACACGACTCTATAAATCACCCTATGCGATGGAACGAATTGTAACGATAGACGAAGTAGAACAATGTATTGGGTTGAAGGAATCCGTTATGAATCAGGGGCAGCAAGATTTGTATGCCGAATGGGGACAGCATATCGCGTTCGGTGCGCCATTCATTGGACCTGGAACACGGCTTGAAGTACCTGCGAGATCGGTCGAATCGTATGAGCGGGATTCGGAATTATCTCGTTTGAAGAAAGGTGTGTTTTCATGGCCGATCGAAGATCTTGCTTGTGATCTTGGTCAAGTTCCTTCAGGTAAAGCCACAGATTTTGCGATTCTAAAAGAGTTGACGATGGGATGCTATACGATAATAAATGATAAAATAGATTTACGTGTACGTGTAGAATGGGATGTAGAGATGATGCCAAACCTGTGGTTGTGGCAAGAATTTAACGGTCTTCAAAACTATCCATTCTATGGGGCCTGTTATGTCATGGGCGTAGAACCGAATTCGGCTTCACATGAAGCGGGGTTGCAGGAATCGATCCAACGTGGTGAAGCCATTGAGATCAAGGCGCAGCAGACAAAGACCTTTGCATTGACATTATCATGGAGTAGCTTGATGAATGGAAGTCATACGACGTAG
- a CDS encoding glucose 1-dehydrogenase, which yields MFDDLQGKVFVVTGAAQGIGRGIALRLGKEKCKVVINFASDQSKVLAEEAIALIEASGGQGIACQGDVGQVDTAKKLVDVAVGHFGTLHGIVNNAGVQSQYPSEQLPVDEWNRIMDVNLRGTFLGCQETIKYLLKKDMQGSIVNVSSVHQQIPKPQYVHYASSKGGLKLLTESLAREYADRGIRINAVAPGAIDTPMNGKLLSDPQITEQILNKIPSRQIGRPEQIAAPVAWLLSQEASYVTGVTIFADGGMVLYP from the coding sequence ATGTTTGACGATTTACAGGGAAAGGTGTTTGTTGTCACAGGTGCAGCGCAAGGTATTGGTAGAGGGATTGCGCTTCGCTTGGGCAAAGAAAAATGCAAAGTCGTTATCAATTTTGCTAGTGATCAAAGTAAAGTTTTAGCCGAGGAAGCGATTGCGCTTATTGAAGCTTCAGGCGGACAAGGTATTGCGTGCCAAGGGGATGTAGGACAAGTCGATACTGCCAAAAAATTAGTTGATGTGGCGGTAGGTCATTTCGGAACATTACATGGAATTGTTAATAATGCAGGGGTACAGTCCCAATATCCATCGGAGCAATTACCAGTAGATGAGTGGAATCGGATCATGGATGTGAATCTGCGCGGAACATTCCTAGGATGCCAAGAAACGATCAAATATCTCCTGAAGAAAGATATGCAGGGAAGTATTGTGAATGTATCCAGCGTGCATCAACAGATTCCTAAGCCCCAATATGTACATTATGCTTCGTCCAAAGGTGGATTAAAGCTATTAACGGAATCATTAGCACGTGAATATGCCGATCGAGGAATTCGGATTAATGCCGTTGCTCCTGGAGCAATTGATACGCCTATGAACGGTAAATTACTCAGTGATCCGCAGATTACTGAGCAAATATTGAACAAAATTCCTTCACGGCAAATTGGAAGACCAGAACAAATTGCTGCTCCTGTAGCTTGGTTGCTGTCTCAAGAAGCAAGCTATGTGACGGGAGTTACGATATTTGCTGATGGTGGAATGGTCCTGTAT